In a genomic window of Lycium ferocissimum isolate CSIRO_LF1 unplaced genomic scaffold, AGI_CSIRO_Lferr_CH_V1 ctg67, whole genome shotgun sequence:
- the LOC132045447 gene encoding protein transport protein Sec61 subunit beta-like, giving the protein MALGGGGPQRGSNAAAAANLRRRRATSGGAAAGGAGGTMLQFYTDDSPGLKISPNVVLVMSIGFIAFVAVLHVMGKLYFVRREG; this is encoded by the coding sequence ATGGCATTGGGTGGAGGTGGTCCTCAGAGAGGTTCTAATGCAGCAGCCGCTGCCAATCTACGACGTAGGAGGGCAACTAGTGGTGGAGCCGCTGCTGGAGGAGCCGGTGGTACTATGCTCCAATTCTATACTGATGATTCACCAGGACTCAAGATTTCTCCTAATGTTGTGCTTGTTATGAGCATTGGTTTCATTGCTTTTGTTGCTGTCCTTCATGTCATGGGTAAGCTCTACTTTGTCCGCAGAGAAGGATAG